The genome window TGTATTTTTCTTTTTCTGGAAATTTCATTTCAAAGAAACTGAATCGTGTTCCAGGGTGGTTTGCAGTTTTGGAAATTAATTTGATTATGGGAAATTGTTTTCTTTAGGGTGGTTCGCAGTTCCGCATTTTTTATTGAAAATGCAGGTTCTCTCATAAAGGGTGGCTCTCCTATCGGATTTTGAATCAAGCTTTGAGCTTATTTCTCAATCCGAGGATGTGCTTGTTTTTTATCGTTTTTTGGGAAGCCTTGAGGTCAGAACAAAACGCTGGAGGGGACTGGGCAGGAGCTCGGCATTTTTGAAAGGCAATTTTTTAACGGGATTTTACAATTTAATCAAAGCTGTCGGATTATCCTGCCCAGCACCTCAGCTTAGCGATAAGTTGACCGTGAGCTCCGCTACGCTACGCACACGGTCAACTTATCGCCGGCTGTCGAGTTCCTCGAACGTCCTTGACAGGTTCCGCTCACGCTCCACCTATCAAGGGCGTTCGAGCCGACTGCGATTCTCGACACTGAATGAAAAAAAACCGCCTTTTTCATTCAGTGCCTGCGATTCTCGCGGCTCAACAGCCGGCGTTATACCATTACAACAAAAAATAATAACGAATGTTACCAAAACCACTTATATATTTTTTAATTTCGTTAGGTTCGATTTTCTTTTTCTGTTTTGGAGAATTTTTAGCTCAGAATAATCATTTACCTAAATGGTCTTGCTTTGCTAGTCTACTATCTTTGGGTTTGGTTTTATATAGTATGTTTACGAAATCAATTTTAAACTTTATAAAACAATATGTTCCTGATTTAGATATCGATAAAAGAACTGATTGGCTCAAAAATGTTCCTTTAGAGGTTATTCCAAATTGGATCATATACATGAACTTGTTGGCTTATTCAATAATAATCGCATCAATCATTTCAGGCATAAAGTATCTGATTTTTATAATACTTGATTTGGTATAACCAAAGGATGGAGCTGACCACAAAAGCCGAGCCGATTTAGATAAAATCAAAGACTTAGGGCGGCTTTTGTGTCAGCTCATCCTTGCCGATAAGTGGACCGTGAGCTCCGCTGCGCTACGCACACGGTCCACTTATCGCGGCTGTCGAGTTCCTCCAACGTCCTTGATAGGTTCCCGCTCACGCTCCACCTATCAAGGACGTTGGAGCCGACTGCGATTCTCAGCACTGGCTGAAAAAAAATTGCCTTTTTCAGCCAGTGCTTGCGATTCTCGCGGCTCAACAGCCGCGTTGGCTGGTCAAGAAAGAGCTTTGATTAAATAAAGGTGGTCTATATGAAGAAATATGAAGCGTTACCGATGCATGTCCAATTTTTCCTCCCTATTTTGCAAGCACTTCGCGAACTTGGCGGTTCTGCGACACCGTCGGAGCTGAAAGACAAGTTAATCGAAATAATGAAGATTACAGAGGACAAACTTGAGGAGAAACTGAAGAATGGCATGTATCGTATTGATAATCAAATCACTTGGAGCAAGATATATCTTGTTCGGTCGGGGTTGCTTGATGTCTCTGATCCAGATGTCTTGAGTTTAACAGAAGATGGCCTGTCCAAGGAGTTAAACGAGAAGGACGTACTCTTGATATTTAAAAAAATCCACAGAGGCTTTGTCACTAAGAAAGTGAAGGAGAAGACCGAAAAACATGTGGATTTAGAGGAAACCGCCGAAAAGCAACCTTACGCAGTCGAGCTATTAGAACTTCTGCGTTCTCTGCCACCTCAAGGGTTTGAAAGATTATGTCAACGCCTTCTTCGGTCCTCTGGATTCAAGAAAGTGATCGTCAGTGGCAGGTCTGGAGACGGAGGCATTGATGGTGAGGGTATTCTTGAAATCAATCCCCTGGTCAGTGTCAAAGTCATTTTCCAATGCAAACGTTACAAAGACGCCGTTTCCGTTTCTTATGTAAGGGATTTTCGCGGAGCTATGCAGGGGCGAGCAGAAAAAGGTATCTTTATCACAACTGGCAGGTTTACAAGCGAGGCTAAGGCAGAGGCTGTTAGGGAGGGAACTCCCCCTATTGAACTTGTCGATGGTGACAAACTTGTTGAGCTTTTCGAGCAACGCCAGCTTGGGTTAATGCGAAAGGTCACCTATGAAGTGGATAACTCATTTTTCGATGAATACCGCTGAAATCACCAGCCAACAATCGGCTGCAGGGGACGGCAAACAGCGCGGCGGTTTTTCAAAGTCAGTGCCCTGCAAAAAGTCTGGTTGTATTTTCAAGTTGGTTGCATCGCATGTTTGCCGCCCCTGAGCCGTAGCGATAAGTTGACCGTGAGCTCCGCTACGCTACGCACACGGTCAACTTATCGCCGGCTGTCGAGTTCCTCGAACGTCCTTGACAGGTTCCGCTCACGCTCCACCTATCAAGGGCGTTCGAGCCGACTGCGATTCTCGACACTGAATGAAAAAAAACCGCC of Desulfosarcina sp. BuS5 contains these proteins:
- a CDS encoding restriction endonuclease, which codes for MKKYEALPMHVQFFLPILQALRELGGSATPSELKDKLIEIMKITEDKLEEKLKNGMYRIDNQITWSKIYLVRSGLLDVSDPDVLSLTEDGLSKELNEKDVLLIFKKIHRGFVTKKVKEKTEKHVDLEETAEKQPYAVELLELLRSLPPQGFERLCQRLLRSSGFKKVIVSGRSGDGGIDGEGILEINPLVSVKVIFQCKRYKDAVSVSYVRDFRGAMQGRAEKGIFITTGRFTSEAKAEAVREGTPPIELVDGDKLVELFEQRQLGLMRKVTYEVDNSFFDEYR